The segment ATATTTTACGAGTATTATAAAAATAAAAAAATATATTTTACTTGGGCCATTAGCTCAGTTGGCTAGAGCGCTTCCATGGCATGGAAGAGGCCAAGGGTTCAAGTCCCTTATGGTCCACAAATAGTTTTTTGTCTAATATATTGTAGACTTAATTACAAAAATATATTTTGTTGATAAGTCCACAATATTATAGACTTATATATAATTATTTGGCTAATATTAAATAAAATAAATTTTGTGGATAACCTGTGTTAAACTATATTTATGAAGGCAATTCCTACCCAAACTTCGCTATTATTTCTTGATGAGATTTTAAATAAAAGTGACATCAATGAAGGATCTGTTGTTGCTGATCTTGGCTGTGGACGATCATTACTTTTCTTAAATTTACTTGCAAATAAAGTTGGTAAAGAAGGAGTCGTATATGGAGTTGATATTCTACCAGAAGTTATTGAATCTATAGAAAGAGATATTAAGCACCATGGACTTCAAGAGGTTTCAATTGTTCAAGGAGATCTAGAAAAGCTTAATGGAGTTAGTATTAATAATAACGCTATTGATATTGCCTTCCTAGTAAATACTATAAATCAAATAGCTGATACAACTTCTTTATTGCAAGAAGTTACGAGAATTTTAAAAGATTCTGGAAAACTAATTATTATTGACTGGCATCAATCAGAATCCCCAATCGGCCCAATTCAAGATCAAAGAATTTCATTACAGCAAATCAAAAAGGTTTTAAATAGTGCTAAATTATCAATTCTTGACGAATTTGAGGCTGGGCCTTATCATTACGGATTAGTTGTTAGTCAATAATATTATACTACTATGAACTACTTATCATGGCTTTACTGGTTTAACTCCAGACCAGAACCCCTAACTAAACAGAATTTGAATATTATACTGTTAATCGGTTTTATTTTATTTGTTATTGGTTTGGCTGGATATATTGGATCTCTTTCCCGTTTGAATATATCAAATCGTTTAGTTAAGAGAATTACTACTTTTTCTTTTACCAATGCTTTTATAGCCCTCTTTATTGCTTTTTTAAACTATGAGCTAATTCCTTATCTTAGAGCTCGAGTTATTTATATTATTTGGGCAATAATTGTAATTGTTTGGGTTTTATACATTTTCCCATTAAAAAAGAAAAAGACGGCTAATATAAATAATTCACGTGAAGATGAAATAAAAAGATATTTGCCCAACTAGCAAACATTATCCTGAACTACCCTCCTATATGGAGGGTTTTTTGTTTTTAATGTTTTTGATAGAACTATAATGGCTATTAATGTTCTATTTAGAACATTATGAATAAAAATAGCTACTATGGAAAACTTGGTGAATCTATAGCCAAAAACTATTTAATCAATAATGGTCATTTAATCATGGCGTCTAATTTCAGACTTAATTATGACGAAATAGACATTATTACTAAACACAATCAATCTCTCGTATTTATTGAGGTAAAAACTAGGCTTTCAAGTAAATATGGGAAAGCAGAGGATCAGCTTACCCTTAAGAAGGCTCGAAAACTACATAGATCAATAAATAAATTTTTGGCTATTCATGGCTATTTAGAAACAAGGGTTAGAGCAGATTTCATAGCCATTAATCTTAATATAGGTAAAAAAATGGCTAATATTAAACATTATAAAAATATTTTTTAATTTTTTTGGCTAAGATTAGATAACTATACTTGACAAATTACTGGTTTTAGGTCTTGACAAAGAAACTAACTTGTGATAAAGTGTTGTCACGAAAATCCCTCTATGCTTTAATAGGGGATTTTTTATTTTTTAAGAATATGACAATTTTCCAATATTCAAAATTACCATTTTTAAATAAACGGTCTCACAGACAGGTGGTTGTTTTTATTCTAGTGACTATTATTAGTAATTTTCTTCTATTTCCAGTTCACGCTGCTGATGAAAACTTTGAAGAGTCTTTTACTGAATCAAAAATTGAAACTATCAAAGCACCAGAAACAACAAAAAAACTTTTTGAAGAATTTATTGCAAAAAATAATCAAGGATCACTAGCTATCCTTAAAAAAGAACCGTCAGATTTTGTTAAAAGCTTTGCAAGTATCCAGGACAATAATAATATTCCTCTTATTGATATTTATAATCAAAATAAAGCTGATAAAGCTTTACAGAAGGTGGCTATTTTTAATACTGAGTCCCGATTAGTTACTTTAACAGCTTATAACTCAGAGGTTGCTCAATGTGATGGCGACCCCTGCACAACAGCCAATGGCTTTAATGTTTGTGATCATGGTATTGAAGATACTGTAGCTGCTAACTTTCTACCACTAGGAACCAAGATCCAAATTCCAGAATTATTTGGCAATCGTGTCTTTATAGTTAGAGATCGAACTTCAAAAAAATATTCTGATCGAGTTGATGTTTGGATGATTGAAAAACAGGATGCATTACAATTCGGAAAAAAACGAGCACATATTGTTGTTCTAGATTAATTCTTTTACCAAATTAAAACAGAAAAGCCCGTCCTGGGCTTTTCTTGTTATAAGGAAATAAATCTGGTATAGTTGCAATATTATATAATATTTGGTCACGTTGCCAAGTGGTCTAAGGCTGCGGTTTGCAAAACCGCCATTCGTGGGTTCGACTCCCACCGTGACCTCATTTTATGAGATCCCAAATTCTCGGTGACATTGCCTGTTAGGTATAGACTGTAACATCCTTAGAAAATTCGTACAGGTGAGTCAATTCAGAATGTCATCCGGCTTACTGTTTGACGAGTCCTGATTATCAGGACGAGGAGTTTATTCCTACCCTCATGCAATACCTGTGTATTTCTCTCTAGGCTTATTATTTTGCCACCTTTTGAAAAGGTGGCATAAATAAAATAACAAGCCTAGGAAGAAATAATTGTATACGGGTATCGTTCATTTATAGAATCCTGGCTAGATCCCTCGTCCTCACTATAATGAGGACTGTCAAACAGTAAGCGGGATGACATTCTTGGAATTCAAACCTGTAGGTACATCTTTATAAACTTTTTAGCTTCAAAACTAAAACCTACTGAGCTGTGGATAAGTAGTGGATTTTGTGCATAAGTTTTACTTTTTAGTCTACTAAAACCTAGACTTAAGTTGTTGAAAACTTTTATATTTATCAAATATA is part of the Candidatus Falkowbacteria bacterium genome and harbors:
- a CDS encoding class I SAM-dependent methyltransferase, with product MKAIPTQTSLLFLDEILNKSDINEGSVVADLGCGRSLLFLNLLANKVGKEGVVYGVDILPEVIESIERDIKHHGLQEVSIVQGDLEKLNGVSINNNAIDIAFLVNTINQIADTTSLLQEVTRILKDSGKLIIIDWHQSESPIGPIQDQRISLQQIKKVLNSAKLSILDEFEAGPYHYGLVVSQ
- a CDS encoding YraN family protein, giving the protein MNKNSYYGKLGESIAKNYLINNGHLIMASNFRLNYDEIDIITKHNQSLVFIEVKTRLSSKYGKAEDQLTLKKARKLHRSINKFLAIHGYLETRVRADFIAINLNIGKKMANIKHYKNIF
- a CDS encoding 3D domain-containing protein, which encodes MTIFQYSKLPFLNKRSHRQVVVFILVTIISNFLLFPVHAADENFEESFTESKIETIKAPETTKKLFEEFIAKNNQGSLAILKKEPSDFVKSFASIQDNNNIPLIDIYNQNKADKALQKVAIFNTESRLVTLTAYNSEVAQCDGDPCTTANGFNVCDHGIEDTVAANFLPLGTKIQIPELFGNRVFIVRDRTSKKYSDRVDVWMIEKQDALQFGKKRAHIVVLD